One window of Quercus robur chromosome 5, dhQueRobu3.1, whole genome shotgun sequence genomic DNA carries:
- the LOC126728918 gene encoding uncharacterized protein LOC126728918, with translation MSGSQHLKNIDINVYYGGPLNNPGGIEGFPFTGPGIQCYPMMIRRKLKTLIDLKLKIMDELNLNSAWYDIKIIYRYPQEVLHERINYGYMAIKEDKHVKMMFNRIQKMPQVNAAELYISSEPLAEVDTEMVQQTTTSLQFTALDDGCTAMGGYTMGDYMLPSQDHVVNTGETLHCQETHLEEDDEDEDYVELSRDTFISCHDTMLNCQFSPKLKLLENGEFNHLTIVLILKV, from the exons ATGTCAG GTTCACAACATCTGAAGAATATTGATATAAATGTATACTACGGTGGACCTCTTAACAATCCTGGGGGGATTGAGGGATTTCCATTTACAGGGCCGGGTATCCAATGCTACCCCATGATGATACGTCGTAAGTTGAAGACGTTGATTGATTTGAAGTTGAAAATAATGGACGAATTGAATTTGAACTCTGCTTGGTATGACATCAAGATTATTTATCGTTACCCACAAGAAGTCCTACATGAACGGATAAATTACGGGTATATGGCGATTAAAGAAGACAAACATGTGAAGATGATGTTTAATAGGATCCAGAAAATGCCCCAAGTAAATGCTGCTGAGTTGTACATAAGTTCAGAGCCGCTTGCGGAAGTTGATACTGAGATGGTGCAACAAACAACTACGTCTTTACAATTTACAGCCCTTGATGATGGATGCACTGCAATGGGAGGGTATACAATGGGAGATTATATGCTCCCATCTCAAGATCATGTTGTAAATACTGGTGAAACCCTCCATTGTCAAGAGACACATTTAGAGGAGGATGACGAAGACGAAGACTATGTTGAATTGTCAAGAGACACATTTATCTCCTGCcatgataccatgttaaattgcCAGTTCTCCCCAAAACTTAAGCTAttagaaaatggtgaatttaatcatttaaccatagtTCTTATATTGAAGGTATAG